A single Calidifontibacter indicus DNA region contains:
- a CDS encoding ABC transporter permease: MTTAAERVRSQAGYEARTLLANGEQLLVSLVLPAMALFGLHLASVPDLGPRRIDVIVPGVIALAVVSTAFTGQAIATGFDRRYGVLRFLGTTPLGRSGLLAGKAFGVLSVVAVQTVVLALIGLALGWRPSAVGLPLGVLFVLLGTWTWVALALALAGALRAEAVLALANLVWVVVAGLGGLLLPSDKLPGAIGTVVHWLPSGTLGDGMRSTLTGSPGEALLPLVVLTAWGVAATALALRTFDWSD, translated from the coding sequence ATGACCACCGCAGCCGAACGCGTCCGGTCGCAGGCGGGGTACGAGGCCCGCACGCTGCTCGCCAACGGCGAGCAACTGCTCGTCTCGCTCGTGCTGCCGGCGATGGCGCTGTTCGGGTTGCACCTGGCATCGGTGCCCGACCTCGGCCCACGTCGCATCGACGTCATCGTGCCGGGTGTGATCGCGCTGGCCGTGGTGTCGACGGCGTTCACCGGGCAGGCGATCGCGACCGGGTTCGACCGGCGGTACGGCGTGCTGCGCTTCCTCGGCACCACGCCGCTGGGTCGTTCCGGACTGCTCGCCGGCAAGGCGTTCGGTGTGCTCAGCGTCGTCGCCGTGCAGACGGTGGTGCTCGCCCTCATCGGGCTGGCCCTCGGATGGCGGCCGTCGGCGGTGGGGCTGCCGCTCGGGGTGCTCTTCGTGCTCCTGGGCACCTGGACCTGGGTGGCACTCGCCCTCGCGTTGGCGGGCGCGCTGCGCGCGGAAGCGGTGCTGGCCCTGGCCAACCTGGTGTGGGTCGTCGTCGCCGGACTCGGCGGCTTGCTGCTGCCCAGCGACAAACTCCCCGGTGCGATCGGCACGGTCGTGCACTGGTTGCCGTCCGGCACCCTCGGCGACGGCATGCGTTCGACCCTCACCGGCTCGCCGGGAGAAGCGCTGCTGCCGCTCGTGGTTCTGACGGCGTGGGGCGTCGCGGCGACCGCCCTCGCGCTGCGCACCTTCGACTGGTCCGACTGA
- a CDS encoding ABC transporter ATP-binding protein: MKSPAVAFDQVTHRYGDRTALDALTFTADAGRVTCVLGPNGAGKTTAMELAEGLKRPQQGTVSVLGRSPWRSPDDHRAAVGVMLQDGGLPGAVRAERFLRHVARLTDGHQRLDELADHLDLQSFWGTSVRRLSGGQRQRVALAAALLGSPAVAFLDEPTAGLDPHARLDVWDLVRAERDRGCAVVVTTHSFEEAERIADEIVVIAGGRVRAAGPLAEVAGTGGLEARYFELTRRKGATR; encoded by the coding sequence GTGAAGTCCCCGGCCGTTGCGTTCGATCAGGTGACGCACCGGTACGGCGACAGAACCGCACTCGATGCGCTCACCTTCACCGCCGACGCCGGACGCGTCACCTGCGTGCTCGGCCCCAACGGCGCCGGCAAGACCACCGCGATGGAGTTGGCCGAGGGCCTCAAGCGTCCGCAGCAGGGCACGGTGTCGGTGCTCGGTCGTTCGCCGTGGCGTTCGCCCGACGATCACCGCGCCGCGGTCGGTGTGATGCTGCAGGACGGCGGACTGCCGGGGGCGGTGCGCGCCGAACGTTTCCTGCGCCATGTCGCCCGGTTGACCGACGGCCACCAACGGCTCGACGAACTCGCGGATCACCTTGACCTCCAAAGCTTCTGGGGCACTTCCGTGCGCCGCCTCTCGGGCGGCCAGCGGCAACGCGTCGCCCTCGCGGCGGCGCTGCTGGGCTCCCCCGCCGTCGCCTTCCTCGATGAGCCGACCGCCGGCCTCGACCCGCACGCCCGACTCGACGTCTGGGACCTCGTGCGTGCCGAGCGCGACCGCGGTTGCGCCGTCGTGGTCACCACGCACTCCTTCGAGGAGGCCGAGCGCATCGCCGACGAGATCGTGGTGATCGCCGGCGGACGGGTGCGCGCGGCCGGACCGCTGGCGGAGGTGGCCGGAACCGGCGGCCTCGAGGCCCGCTACTTCGAACTCACCCGCCGCAAAGGGGCCACCCGATGA
- a CDS encoding COX15/CtaA family protein: MTSADTLAAPDRSILPTLSARPLPKWLTALFWLNLACQVGIVVTGGLVRLTGSGLGCPEWPRCTTDSLTPTRHQEQSWHKYIEFGNRTLTGVLSIVALALLIGIIVGAPQRKGLRLPTGLVLAGIALQAIVGGITVLTGLNPAIVAAHFLISMLLVAASAWLVWRGREGDSPAELVVRPGIWRLGQGIAAFTVVVLLLGTLVTGSGPHSGDADEPARLGLDPRTISWIHADAVMLFIGLVVAMIVAVRLTAAGTNAPRAWTAVLVVTLAQGVIGYVQYFTGLPWLVVLLHMLGASLLVVAVTWALLSLRVRADA; this comes from the coding sequence ATGACCTCCGCCGACACCCTCGCCGCGCCCGACCGTTCGATCCTGCCGACGCTGTCGGCGCGGCCGCTGCCGAAGTGGTTGACGGCGCTGTTCTGGCTCAATCTCGCCTGCCAGGTCGGCATCGTGGTGACCGGGGGTCTGGTGCGACTGACCGGCTCGGGCCTGGGTTGCCCCGAATGGCCCCGCTGCACGACCGACTCGCTCACGCCCACGCGGCACCAGGAGCAGAGTTGGCACAAGTACATCGAGTTCGGCAACCGCACCCTCACCGGCGTGCTCAGCATCGTGGCGCTGGCGCTGCTCATCGGCATCATCGTCGGCGCGCCGCAGCGCAAGGGCCTGCGCCTGCCGACCGGCCTGGTGCTGGCCGGCATCGCACTGCAGGCGATCGTCGGTGGCATCACCGTGCTCACCGGGCTCAACCCCGCGATCGTCGCGGCGCACTTCCTCATCTCGATGCTGCTGGTCGCGGCGTCGGCTTGGCTGGTCTGGCGCGGCCGGGAGGGCGACTCCCCCGCCGAGCTCGTCGTGCGACCCGGCATCTGGCGGCTCGGTCAGGGCATCGCCGCGTTCACCGTCGTCGTGCTGTTGCTCGGCACCCTCGTCACCGGTTCGGGCCCGCACTCCGGCGACGCCGACGAGCCGGCCCGCCTCGGCCTCGACCCGCGCACGATCTCCTGGATCCACGCCGACGCGGTGATGCTGTTCATCGGTCTGGTCGTCGCGATGATCGTCGCCGTGCGCCTGACCGCCGCCGGCACCAACGCCCCGCGCGCCTGGACCGCCGTGCTCGTCGTCACGCTCGCGCAGGGCGTCATCGGTTACGTGCAGTACTTCACCGGCCTGCCCTGGCTGGTCGTGCTCCTGCACATGCTCGGTGCGTCGCTGCTGGTGGTCGCGGTCACCTGGGCGCTGCTGAGCCTGCGAGTGCGCGCCGACGCCTGA